One Blastopirellula marina genomic region harbors:
- a CDS encoding sugar phosphate isomerase/epimerase family protein — MFVSASTECFPELPLRECMEKLVDLEFSAVDMTLDENSEHLRPSDVVNNLQRAIDICHDTQRLVISNFRLLSSAQGNDRYVEYEAICKLAKAVKVASITVPSGEFGTPFNEEVEHLRELVAISATEGIVTSMHTHVGCLSQDCDTIQVLCDNVKGLGITLDPSHFICREDGVKSYDKVLKYVRHVYLRDTSKSEMHVRVGQGEVEYGRLIQQLEQIGYKRALTVHMPPLPDTDQMAEMRKIRLLLESLL, encoded by the coding sequence GTGTTCGTTTCCGCGTCGACCGAGTGTTTTCCCGAGTTACCCCTGCGTGAGTGCATGGAAAAGCTGGTCGATTTAGAGTTCAGCGCCGTCGATATGACGCTGGACGAAAACAGCGAGCATCTGCGCCCTTCTGATGTGGTTAACAACCTGCAGCGCGCGATCGACATTTGTCACGACACGCAGCGGTTGGTGATTTCCAATTTTCGCTTACTTTCCAGCGCCCAGGGAAATGATCGTTACGTCGAGTACGAAGCGATCTGCAAGTTGGCCAAAGCGGTCAAGGTTGCTTCGATCACCGTCCCCAGCGGTGAGTTTGGTACCCCCTTCAACGAAGAGGTTGAACACCTGCGCGAGCTAGTCGCGATTTCCGCCACCGAAGGGATTGTCACCAGCATGCACACGCACGTCGGCTGCTTGTCGCAAGACTGCGACACGATCCAGGTCCTGTGCGACAACGTGAAAGGCCTCGGCATTACGCTCGATCCGAGCCACTTCATCTGCCGCGAGGACGGCGTGAAGAGCTACGACAAGGTGCTGAAGTACGTCCGTCACGTCTATCTTCGCGATACCAGCAAAAGCGAAATGCACGTCCGCGTCGGCCAAGGCGAAGTCGAATACGGCCGCCTGATCCAACAGCTCGAACAAATCGGCTACAAACGAGCCCTCACGGTGCATATGCCGCCGCTGCCAGATACCGACCAGATGGCAGAAATGCGAAAGATCCGCCTGCTGCTGGAAAGCTTGCTGTAA